The genomic segment GACGGTCGCGGGCGTTCTGCTCGGCTTCACGGTGCCCGTGGTGCGCAGCGTTGCGGCCGGCGGTCCGGACGCCGGCCCCGGGCTGGCCGAGCACTTCGAGCACCGAATACGCCCGGTGTCGGCGGGATTCGCGGTCCCGGTGTTCGCGTTCTTCGCCGCCGGTGTGACGTTCGGCGGCTATGACGGTTTGATAACAGCTCTGTCCGATCCGATCGCGATGGGCATCGTCGCTGCCCTGGTGATCGGCAAGACCGTCGGGGTGTTCGGCACCACCTGGTTACTGTCCGCGGTGACCCGGGCCAGTCTCGATTCGGCTTTGCGCTGGATCGACGTGTTCGGCATCTCCATGCTCGCCGGAATCGGCTTCACGGTATCCCTGCTGATCGGCGAATTGGCCTACGATCCGGGCTCCGAACGCCATGATGTGGTCAAGGTCGCTGTGCTCGCAGGGAGTTTGCTGGCCGCGATCCTCGCGGCGGTCGTGCTGCGCCTGCGCAACCGCCACTACCGCCTGGTCTGGGAGCTGGAGAACCGCGACGACAACCACGACGGTGTGCCCGACGTCTACGCGTCTGGACAGGACTGATCACTACGACGGTGCGTAGACTGGCCGAATGCTTGAACAGGTTCGCGGCCCCGCCGACTTGCAACACCTGTCCCAGGCGCAGCTGACCGAGCTGGCTGCCGAGATTCGCCAGTTCCTGATCCACAAGGTCGCTGCCACGGGCGGCCACCTCGGGCCCAATCTCGGTGTGGTCGAGCTGACGCTGGCCCTGCACCGGGTCTTCGACTCTCCGCACGACCCTATCCTTTTCGACACCGGCCACCAGGCCTACGTCCACAAGATGCTCACCGGCCGTGCCGCCGAGTTCGACTCGCTGCGCAAGAAGGACGGCCTGTCGGGTTATCCCGCGCGGGCCGAGAGTGAGCACGACTGGGTCGAATCCAGCCACGCGTCGGCGGCCCTGTCCTACGCCGACGGCCTCGCGAAGGCTTTCGAGCTGACCGGCCACCGCAACCGCCACGTCGTGGCCGTTGTCGGCGACGGCGCACTCACCGGCGGTATGTGCTGGGAAGCGCTGAACAACATCGCCGCCGCCAAGCGGCCGGTGATCATCGTCGTCAACGACAACGGCCGCTCGTACGCACCGACCATCGGCGGCCTGGCCGACCATCTCGCCGGGCTACGGCTGCAGCCGGGCTACGAGCGGGTGCTGGAGCGCACCCGGGTCGCCGTGCGCGGTATGCCGGTCATCGGCGAAGCCTGCTATCAGGCCATGCACAGCGTGAAGGCCGGCATCAAGGACGCGCTGGCGCCACAGGTGCTGTTCACCGACCTCGGCTTGAAGTACGTCGGCCCGATCGACGGCCACGACGAACACGCCGTGGAGACCGCACTGCGGTACGCGCGCGGCTTCAAGGCACCCGTGATCGTGCACGTGGTCACGCGCAAGGGCATGGGTTACGCGCCGGCCGAGAACGACGAAGCCGAGCAGATGCACTCGTGCGGCGTGATCGACCCCGACACCGGGCTGGCCACCAAGTCGGCCGCCCCCGGCTGGACGTCGGTGTTCTCCGACGCGCTGATCTCGTATGCCACCAAGCGGCGCGACATCGTCGCGATCACCGCGGCGATGCCCGGCCCGACCGGGTTATCGGCGTTCGGTGAACGCTTCCCGGACCGGCTTTTCGACGTCGGCATCGCCGAGCAGCATGCGATGACCTCGGCGGCCGGGCTGGCGATGGGCGGCCTGCACCCGGTAGTGGCGATCTACTCGACGTTCCTCAA from the Mycolicibacterium crocinum genome contains:
- the dxs gene encoding 1-deoxy-D-xylulose-5-phosphate synthase produces the protein MLEQVRGPADLQHLSQAQLTELAAEIRQFLIHKVAATGGHLGPNLGVVELTLALHRVFDSPHDPILFDTGHQAYVHKMLTGRAAEFDSLRKKDGLSGYPARAESEHDWVESSHASAALSYADGLAKAFELTGHRNRHVVAVVGDGALTGGMCWEALNNIAAAKRPVIIVVNDNGRSYAPTIGGLADHLAGLRLQPGYERVLERTRVAVRGMPVIGEACYQAMHSVKAGIKDALAPQVLFTDLGLKYVGPIDGHDEHAVETALRYARGFKAPVIVHVVTRKGMGYAPAENDEAEQMHSCGVIDPDTGLATKSAAPGWTSVFSDALISYATKRRDIVAITAAMPGPTGLSAFGERFPDRLFDVGIAEQHAMTSAAGLAMGGLHPVVAIYSTFLNRAFDQMMMDVALHKLPVTMVLDRAGITGNDGASHNGMWDLSILGIVPGMRVAAPRDGARLREELGEALEVNDGPTAIRFPKGEVGEDIPALERVSGLDILARPAEGLSNDVLLVAVGSFAPMALKVAQRLRNQGIGVTVVDPRWVLPVPDAIAPLATSHKLLVTIEDNGVHGGVGSAVSAALRAADIDVPCRDLGVPQQFLDHAGRGEVLEEIGLTEQSIARQVTGWVAALGTLEDTVSDSAEKTN